TGTGCCAGTGacatcccaaacctgacccaaagcatccccagagctcagctctcccttcagctgtgccagtgacacatcccaaacctgacccaGAGGatccccagagctcagctctgccttcagctgtgccaggagggctggggcaTTAAACAGGGGCCTGTGAAATACCTGCTGTGTACCTGAGCCAAACtttgtgcctgtgctggaggagggtGGGAagtgagcagcactgagaaGTTTGGGAGCAGCTCACACCTCACActgagggcacagggagctgcagggtaGCTACACTGTGTGTTACTACTCACAGCAGCTGTTTCCTCAGTGAGAGCTGGAAATCCTCAAAGATAATTAAACATCACCATCTCCACCCCTCAGTAATCACGTCATGAAGTATTTGGAGGTTTCTCATGGCTGGTGCAGGCAGTGTggcacctgctgctgggagtgtTTGGGTAGGTGATCATTGCCCTTGGCAAAGGAGAACCAGGACAGGGAGGCTGGAAAATTTCAGGCAAGGTCAAGTGAAGCAGAAGGAAGTGATGTGGAAGCACTGAGTGCCTGGATCCCCATGAATTCATCCTCCAGGAGTTCTGAGATGGcaagagagcagcacagctggtggtTCTTAGTATTGTCACGCTGTTGCCAAGTGGAATAAATGTTTGGATTTTCCTAGAAAGCACAGAGGTGGCCCTGTAGAACCGAGCACAGGTGAGGGCTGTCAGGTACTGCTCAGTGCAGCCCTGAGGAtggaggaagcagcacagcaaaaatgggattttgggatttgaaTTTCCCAGCTTGAGAAGTGGGACGTGATGGTGTTCATGGAGAAGTGCCCTGTGTGGTGGGAACAGGAGAAGGGAtaaggcagcacaggaggagacCCAGCAATGAGTTGGACTAAGCTTAAAACCACAGTTTTTggattctgcagctgctttgttaAAAAACTCAGAGGTGTCTCAGGTGAGTGATCGATGTCATTGGCACCATCAGGGCTTTTGGTGCCCTCATGTTTTCAACCTGGGCAGCTGATTTCAGGTGCATTgtggaggctgctcagggactgTGGCTGTAAAAGGGACGTTTGACACCTTAGGGAGCTGTTTTATTGTGGGAAAAGCTCAGTAGTGGAGTGTCTTTGCAGGAATCACAGAGACATTGAGGTAGGAAAATCCTTTGGAGCTCATTGAGCCCagccatccccagcactgccaaagccaccactgccccgtgtccccaagagccacatccacagggctttgaaatccctccagggatggggactccacccctgcctgggcagctgtggggaATGAATTCTTCCCAGGTCCTTTCCTGcctggcagctttccagcccctctggagcatTCCATGGGGTTGGTGTGACCCCAGTGCAGGACCCAGCTCTTGGCCTTGTTGGCCCTcacccagtgcccccagccATGGATCCAtcctgtgctgttccctctgcagagctccctgcccagcatttcatttcccatcccagccatggatccatcctgtgctgttccctctgcagagctccctgcccagcatttcatttcccatcccagccatggatccatcctgtgctgttccctctgcagagctccctgcccagcatttcatttcccatcccagcacccttctgcagagctccctgcccagcatttcatttcccatcccagccatggatccatcctgtgctgttccctctgcagagctccctgcccagcatttcatttcccatcccagccatggatccatcctgtgctgttccctctgcagagctccctgcccagcatttcatttcccatcccagccatggatccatcctgtgctgttccctctgcagagctccctgcccagcatttcatttcccatcccagccatggatccatcctgtgctgttccctctgcagagctccctgcccagcatttcatttcccatcccagccatggatccatcctgtgctgttccctctgcagagctccctgcccagcatttcatttcccatcccagccatggatccatcctgtgctgttccctctgcagagctccctgcccagcatttcatttccccatcccagcccctggtgctgcccagcagctcccccagggtgctgccctggatcccagagcatccctgaaGGTGCTGGACAGGACTGaggcagccctgagcccctgctgctgttcccagctgcatgggcctccatccccagctctcccaggttTATCCCAGCAGGGTGCACCTCTCCAAGCCAGGACCAgacagtttctccaggagaatgctgtggggAAAGGTGCCACGGGCTTCATCAAAGCCCAGGCAGATGcacccacagcctttccctcggcccctgctgctgttcccagctgcatgggcctccatccccagctctcccaggttTATCCCAGCAGGGTGCACCTCTCCAAGCCAGGACCAgacagtttctccaggagaatgctgtggggAAAGGTGCCAAGGGCTTCATCAAAGCCCAGGCAGATGCACCCGCAGCCTTTCCCTCATGcacccacagcctttccctcgTCCATTAAGGTCACACTGTCATAGAAGGAGATCAGGTTAGTCAAGCAGGACCTGTCACAAAGCCAGACTGGCTGGGCCCTCTGGATCCTTCTTCAGCACTTCTTGGAGCCTGGCATCACACTGGCCAAGCTCCAGTGAGACAGGACCTTCCCAGCTCACCAAGGCTGATGAGAAATGATGGTAAATGATAAATGTTGCCCCTCTGGAGaggcctgtgctgcagggaatggGCTGGATCTGGGATTCCTCATCCCTGAGCAGGCTGACACCGTGCAGGAAACACCaatccctctcctccctgctcccttcagACACCCTGCCCCACTCCCTGCCTTCTGttccccttctctccctcaTTTCTCTCTTTGGGTCCTGCCCCATTTTCCTCCCCAGTCACTCTTTCTCCTCTGGCTCATCCCTGACATTGCTCAGTGGCAAAGTGGGGAGGAGAAAACCATTAACCAGTGCCAGGAAGTCATTAGGAGGCTGTGGTTAATTAACAGCTTgttcctgtgccactgcagtGCATGGAGCTCCATCGTGGGCAGCTGTAAATGTCCCCAGATTGCAGCTGTAGGTGGTGGCCTGGCCTCAGCAAGGTGAAGCAGGTATTTTGGGTGTGCTGGGGAGGTgtgtgaccctgtccctgtctcctTCCAGCACGCCAACGAGGATGTGGAGAGGATGCTGTTAGGAAACAAGTGTGACATGGAAGATAAAAGAGTTGTCCCTAAAGCAAAAGGTGAACAGGTGAGTATCAAACAAAAACTTCTTTATCCAAGTCAGCAAATCACTGCCAAGGCTTCTGCCTGCTCCAGGGGGGTGGGATGACCCAGTGGGATGTGCCAGGGAATGAATGCAGGAGTTGATGGCTGAGAATCCTGGGAATGTTTTCTCTGAAACTGCCATGAATGGGATAAGTTCAGCTGCAGTTTCTGCTTCCTTTGATAACTCAAAATTCCCAGGCATCCCTGAATTTCCTCAGTGTGTGGCAGTGTGTGGTGTCTGTCCTCTTAGGCCCACACACAGACTTGGGATTATTTAGTAGATTTTAATTATTCTGAAGTTCTGAATTTTCTGAGCCACCTCacctggctggtgctgctggtacTGAGGGAgtcacagaattccagaatccctGAGGGTGGGACAGAGCTCCCAGAGCATCCAGTCCAGCCTGTGCCTGatctcctccctgtccccagcccagtgctacatccagcccttccttggacacctccagggatgagcaCTGcaaagctccctgggcagcccctgccaaggcctgagcaccctttccatggagaaattcctgctgctgtccaagctgagcctgccctggcccagcctgagcccatttccccttgtcctgtccctgttccctggcagcagagcccgaccccccctggctgtcccctcctggcagggagttgtgcagagccacaaggtgcCCCGagggccacatccagcccttccttggacacctccagggatgggcactccaaagctccctgggcagcccctgccaaggcctgagcaccctttccatggagaaattcctgctgctgtccaagctgagcctgccctggcccagcctgagcccatttccccttgtcctgtccctgttccctggcagcagagcccgaccccccctggctgtcccctcctggcagggagttgtgcagagccacaaggtgcccctgaggctccttttctccaggctgagcccctttcccagctccctcagcctctcctggggctccagccccttccccagctccgttcccttccctggacacgctgcagcccctgcagggctctcctgtcaggaggggcccagagctgcccccagcactggaggtggcccagcagtgccagcacaggggacaggcactgccctggccctgctgccaccccagagctggcacagcccaggggccacTGGCCTCTTGcccccctgggcacagctgggttcCTGCCCAGTCCAGTATTCCCTGCTTTACACATTCTGCTGATCCCAAAGTGATGGTGACACCACTGGAACATCCCCAGGGTCTCTAatctccctctctctgtttGCTGCAGATTGCCAGGGAGCACGGTATTAGGTTTTTTGAAACTAGtgcaaaagcaaatataaacaTTGAGAAGGCATTCCTCACATTAGCAGAAGACATTCTTCGAAAGGTAGGTGTTCCTCTGGAACAAATACCCTGAAATTCCACCTCCCACTCTTGTGATGCTCACCTGAGTTGTTGCAGAGTTTGACTTTGCTGTGCTGAGGCAAAGgagtccctgcaggagcagggctgagcgTGTGAAGCtggtttggtggtttgttgTTGTAGggggctgcctgcaggcagtAACACCCATCAGAGCCCAGGAACTTAAATCCTTGTTTGTTTGGCCCTTACGCTCATGGTTGTTGTGCCTGTGCTGGAGTTAAACCATTTCCATTGCTGTGGGGAGAATTGTGCTTTCCTGCCACCGTCTGTGGGTGCACTGGcaccctgctgccaccctgggTTGTGTCCAGGCCTGTAGCAgatccctgtgtgcccagagctgctgtccctgtggccaTGAGTACAAAATCCATCAGCAGGTGccactgagctgctccaggactgagctgggctggatccCTGCGTGGCTCTGGGGCTGTTTCTGTGGCATGTGCTCCCATGGCCGAGGGCTCAGTGTACACAGAACCCCTGTGCTGGAACATCCCTGCCTAGGGCAGATTTTGGAAACTCTGTGGAGCTCCAGACACATGGCTTGGCCACCCCTGGCCCTTGtgttcctgttcctgcacaAAGGAACCCCATCCCAAGCCTGTCtcatccctgccttcctccctttTCCATTTGAATGCTGTGAATCGTGTCACCCATTTGTCCTGGGTCATTTCTTAATCAGTTTTTGACAAGCTTTCTGTGATAAACAGGGTGAAAACCCCTGGCCTTCGGTGAGCAGGGGGGCCTGAACCTTTGGGCCTCAAATGTTCGTTTTTGGCCTCTGTCATTGTCCCAGGGGTTCTTTTGCAAGGCTGTGACAAAGAGAGCTAAAACAGGAATGTGGTGAGGGTTTAGGTTCCTTTCCAAGCAGCTGGAAGTGGATGTTGGTGTTGGATCACACCCACTGGAGTGGGGTTTTGGCTTTGGTGTCACCATGTTCTGTCCTGCGTGTCCTcttcctggggagcagaggctgggagaAAGCCCAGATTATCCATAAAACTGGGGTTTGGAGGTGGTTAGTTCACATCGTGTGAGTTCAGCTTGTGTTGTTTGTGGGCTGGGATTTCCTCGCTCCACCAAACCCAGCGTTGCCTCTGCGTGCAGGACCTGAAATAGTTCCAGTTGACTCTGGGGTGCTCCCTGTGCTAGCACTGGGTTTTCCCCCAGCTTTCCAGTTGTTTAttgaaaccaaaccaaacaacaaaacccccttAAACGGGTGCTGAAGGGGGGGAGGattccctgtgtgtgtgaggagctCTTTGTGCAGAGCTGACGCCCAGTTTCAGTCCTTGCTGGCGTCTCCAGAGCCATCTAACCTGCTGTGTCCCTTGTTTCCTTGCAGACCCCTGTAAAAGAGCCCAACAGTGAAAATGTAGATATCAGCAGTGGCGGTGGGGTGACGGGCTGGAAGAGCAAGTGCTGCTGAACCTTCTCCTGCCTCACCAATCGCCATCCACCCCTTTTTTCTCGCTGCAAAACAAACCACTCTGCCCGTTTTTTAACCTCAAACCAATGGTTTTGTTCCTCATCTTAACgagctcctgcctccccttgGTTTTCCAGCTAGGACAGCTTTGCCTACTCCAGTTTTCTCGACACATGTATAGGAAATTGATCTCTGTGACTTCATTTCCATGTCCCTGCTCAACTCACCACTACGTTTGGGTTGTATTATAGTCCCGTCCCTCCTGCCATTAAACCCCAGAGCAATCATACTCAACTCTCTTCTG
This Ficedula albicollis isolate OC2 unplaced genomic scaffold, FicAlb1.5 N00307, whole genome shotgun sequence DNA region includes the following protein-coding sequences:
- the RAB10 gene encoding ras-related protein Rab-10 — its product is MTRCLFFSQSGIDFKIKTVELQGKKIKLQIWDTAGQERFHTITTSYYRGAMGIMLVYDITNAKSFENISKWLRNIDEHANEDVERMLLGNKCDMEDKRVVPKAKGEQIAREHGIRFFETSAKANINIEKAFLTLAEDILRKTPVKEPNSENVDISSGGGVTGWKSKCC